CCAGGTAAAGCAGTTCCTACGGGAAATCTTGCCGGTGATTAAATTTGTCCACCGTCATCACATCATTCACCGTGACATTAAGCCGCCGAATATCATTCGCTGTCGCGAGGATCAGCGGCTGGTGTTGATTGACTTTGGGGCGGTGCGGGAATACCTCAGCAATGACGATAGTCTGCAAGCTCCGATGACTCAGTTTGTTGGGACTCCTGGTTTTTCGCCACCGGAGCAGTTAGCGCTGCGCCCCTGTTTTGCCAGTGATATTTATGCCCTGGGCATGACTAGTTTGTTTATGTTGACCGGGAAGTCGCCCATAGAATTTGATACAGACCCGAGCACAGGCGCGATTCAGTGGCAGCGCTTTGCTTCCGTTAGCTCTCATTTTGCTGGGGTGTTGACGAAGATGTTGCAACCATTGGTCGATGATCGCTATCAGTCGGTTGAAGACGTAGAGCAGGCCCTAGCCCTGGAACCTCACTTAGATAGCCTGGCCACGTGCATGACGTTGCCTCATGCCGGTCAGTCAACGCCACCCATCCAGCATGAGACGGTGGTGCCGATGAATACCCACCTGACCCATACCCAACGGGAAGCGGCGGCGATTCGACGCTGGCGGGCGCGGCGGGCAGCGAAGCATCTGCGCCAACATCGCACTGGCTTATCGACAACGGGGACGATGT
This portion of the Halomicronema hongdechloris C2206 genome encodes:
- a CDS encoding serine/threonine-protein kinase — encoded protein: MQESPVDLSEIRAARPQDNYLLHCCRSGQLFRDRYRIVRVLGRGGFGVTYLAQNEILPGSPLCVVKQLCPKISNSLALQRARVRFKREAHILSKLGSHSQIPRLLDYFTIKGEFYLVQEFIQGETLRKEVQRFGRQPEAQVKQFLREILPVIKFVHRHHIIHRDIKPPNIIRCREDQRLVLIDFGAVREYLSNDDSLQAPMTQFVGTPGFSPPEQLALRPCFASDIYALGMTSLFMLTGKSPIEFDTDPSTGAIQWQRFASVSSHFAGVLTKMLQPLVDDRYQSVEDVEQALALEPHLDSLATCMTLPHAGQSTPPIQHETVVPMNTHLTHTQREAAAIRRWRARRAAKHLRQHRTGLSTTGTMSPF